A segment of the Corylus avellana chromosome ca2, CavTom2PMs-1.0 genome:
AATGCGGGCGCCATCAATATGAAGCTTCAAACCATGCTTCTTAGCTAGCTCTCCAACTTTGTCTGTATATTCCACAGACAGACATTTACCACCAGTACTGCATTAAGTAGAGATACCACTCATAAGGCATTATAGTCAAAGAAACGACACAGAAATGGTTCAATAAattgtaaaaggaaaaaaaagaaaaagaaaaaaaagacattatACTTCAAGAAACATTCCACGAAAAGAATCCAACGTCCTCAACAAAATAATCCCTAAATTTAAGAGCAAGAATAAGCATAATACTTAGATACATTAACAATGTGTTGCCGAAAAGTAGAGCTAATGCTTGAATTTCCCAGAAAATTCCATATTATGTTGAgggttgttagaatatatggaaaatatataatatttttcgtatatttcataattaggttgatatcaaatattctctatttaagggttgattgtaattaaatgatttgattaccatatttGTGTTTACTCATACCTTATAAATacggacctttgtattgtagacaaatgaagttaatgagcacaatgtaatcCTTAGGGCTATTCaaagtggtggacgtaggtgtctaataCCGAACCATCCGCAATCCttgtgttattttctctctcttgtttccGTTGTTATTTACGCATCATCATTACTGAACAAGGGTAGGGTAGTTCAGTGTCATCCAAAACAAATTCGTAAAAGATTGTATTGCCAAAATATAGCTTTCCGAGTagtaataaaagcaaaaatttTCCTGTGTCCATCCCCTCCCATAAACCTGGAAAAGGTTTGCAAAGTAATGTTCCGACCAAATATATGGGTGCCATTTTGGCCCAAGCTAGGGTAGGGTAGCTTGTTCATCATTACTGAACAAGGGTAGGGTAGTTCAGtgtcatccaaaaaaaattcgTAAAAGATTGTATTGCCAAAATATAGCTTTCCAAGTagtaataaaagcaaaaatttTCCTGTGTCCATCCCCTCCCATAAACCTGGAAAAGGTTTGCAAAGTAATGTTCTGACCAAATATATGGGTGCCATTTTGGCCCAAGCTAAAAGAAAGGTAGTAATTCCAGAACAAAACCTAAATTCAATGCCTAACCAAATTTGTTGATCTTGTGTCTAACCTCATTGTCAACCAGTCCAGCCAGGAAATCGGATGTCATAATTTCTCCACCAATCCTAACACTGGAGATGACGAATGGGCAGAATGCCCTCCCTCTGTTGTATTCAAGCACAAATTTTCACTGTCCTGATCTCAGGTTCATGAAAGAAACACACTCGTAAGGAGAACCTTGAAAAGGCATGGGTCAGTCCCTATACAAAAAGTCTTGAATGGTTCATAAGACCCCAAGTCCATGATCATGAGGATCCATTAAGGGACAACTTTTGATTGGAGATTCCTTGGACAATTGAAATCATACGAATCTAACACTCAGCAGAAGAATGTAAAATTGATAACTATGCTGCTTTTCAGATATGTGCACATGTACAAACTTCTCAGACAGTTCTAAAACTGAATTTTATGCAGTTCAGTGCACTGCCTGCACAGGTCAGAAGTTATGTAAAACATGGAATGAAGCAGCAAGCATAGGAAGCATTTAACTTTTCAAAGCCGCACAAATCCAAATTTACTTGGAAAATGGAAAGGTAATACAGTTAATCCAAGtaccaaaacacaaaaaaacaaccTATATGGACATTGAAACTTAAATGCTAAAAATAACTCAACTCGTTCAAAACGGTCACAACCTCGGTTCTTCATGAGACAAAGGAATAAAAAATGCTTAATAATGTTTCccttcaaatattttatatgttaattTCTCTATACCCCCTTTGTTATTTTATCCAGATGGAAGCTTAGTGGAAGCATGGGTAGAATTTTAATAAAGTGAAGCAAGGAAGCACTATGGTCTCTTAAAATTAGCAATGAAGGTCACACACTGTTCACTTTAATGTGCTTTTGAGAGGCAGCCATGAAGAAAGTTGTTGAGGAATTATACCGAACATTAAAATACAGACTCAGCAGCAACTTTTCTCAATCCAACACAATAAAATAACCAGCTATCTGGAAACACAAAGTGGGAATCTATGAAGATATACATATGACAATTAGATTATACAAAGTGGGTATGGTACCATTATCTTATCCACCACATACCCccacaaaaagaataaaaaaaattatccaccaCAAGCCAAAAGCAATGCACTTACTTTGCATGTGTATTCTCCAAGCAGATAAGCCTTGTAGTAGGGTAGACAAGAACCCCTCTGGGGTCTCTAATGGCAGCTTCAATCAAATCAATATCCATTGTTCCATCTTGGTTGTTCTTCACAGGTCTAGGATGTACACCTCCAATTGTTGAAATGCCACCATTCTCATAAATATGGATATGGGCATTGTCTCCAAGAATGACTTCACTTCCCCTAATGTCACAATGAACAAGAACACTAATTAGATTGCCCATTGTGCCCGAGGGAACGAACAGGGCAGCCTCCTTGCCCGTTATCCTCGCCATTTCTGTTTCCAACCGTAAAGCAGTTGGGTCATAGCCCAAAACATCATCGTCAACATCAGCAGCTGCCATAGCTGCCCGCATCGATTCAGTTGGTTTGGTGACTGTGTCAGACCGGAGATCCACTGTTCTAGAAACCATTTTTGCCATAACTGATCCCAACCAAaagtaattcaataaatggtgtaagaaaatatattcaaaCACCATCTAAAATCAAAAAGTCACTTCAATCTTGCAGACTTGTTTTATCCcacaaaaattgttaaattaccgGTTATCCAAAAGCGAAATTGCCTCCCAAATGGATTATCGAAAGAGGAATACCATCTAATTTACCTTGAACTAGTCTTGAGGAAGGAAATCAAAAATCCATACCTGTGTAaactcttccttcttcttctcggtcttcaaattaatttcagcACAACTTCTCAATTGAAGTGAATACGCTGCAGAACtgtaaaaattttgaaactttttagCTTAAACAGGaaatataatgatatatacacaTACTACAtgcaaaacccacaaaattatTAACGAAAATCAACGGGAAATATCAACGTAAACAGAGGAAAAACAGAGGATTTTCGTTCTGTAGCACAAAACGCACCCGCAGCCGTAAGAGACGCATTCAAAGGCAAAAACCAATTTAACATTAAAGCTTAAAAGCGCGCAAGTGAAGAATATTTGCACAATTGCCCAACTTTTAAAGCGAAAAAATCCCAAGAAATTTGGTCTTTTGGTTTCAACCTTAGCTCCTCAAATTTCAGAGATATTGTTGAATATGGGCGACTGTGGGTGTCCATCCACGTCGACATGCCCGCTTTTGGACTGAGATGCAAGCGTCATGCATTGATGGAAACCCATGAAAAGAAAAGCCAAGGAAGCACGATCACAAGAAGAAGCTGACCCCATGGGTGCTGGCTTGCGTCCAACTAGCCAATGGCAAATTGACAGCTAAGAAAAACCATGCATGCAACCActcagaaaattttcaattttatttttcttatttcttattttcatcGCCTAACCATCATTTGTGTTCCACTTATATTGTCCACTGCCAAACAACTTGATAATGTACGAGGAAAAGCAGCCTTTGGATAGacagttcaaataaaaaaaaataaaaaaaaggtaatactTTATTTTTCCTGTGTCACCCAATTGTAGGGCGGTTGTATATCAATCTTCTAAATAACGTTACTCTATTGTAAAATAGTAATGTTATTCAGTAAAGTATTATACAATTGATatacaatttgatgatgtgATAGTGAAAAACAGCCATTGAATTAACacttgtaaaataaaattttttaaaaaattattgaaatttttttacttatgCATCATTTTAGTTATATGATAGTCGtataataatctactaaataatttgaaaaagagtAATGCAATTTAATAAACCATTTGAGAATGTAATAGTGAAAAGCAACCATTAGAACAACACTcgtaaaaataaacaaaataaaaaagtcaacgcttgtaaaaataaaaaaaagtcaatatttATCGTCACATCATCTCAGTTAAAAGAAAGCAGATCGGtttcttattatattttattattttaaatttataaattatattgtgAGATTGGTAGGTTGGTTGGGTTCAAtcctttttctaattttttcttttcatcgaTGGAAAAGTGGCCTAGATTTCCCGGAAGCAAATTTGGGTTTGGCTTCCCACTTCTTGGGAAGATAAAGTATCTTTCAAACTACTAGTTTTTGTAACCTATCACTAAAAATGATTTCGATTGGCTTAggagaagaaaggaaggaaaggaaaggaagggAAGGGAAGAGAAGGGAAgcgaaagaagaagaagaaaaaaggtataGAAAGGAGAAAGGTCAAAGGCTAATGAGAAATGAATCATGAGAAATGAGAATTGCTCTTTCCCCATCTTTGAAGATCTTAATTTTCCTCCATTTATTTACCTTTCCCTTTCAACATTCAATAGATTCCTTTTGTATTTTGGTGGCATATTCAATAGAatcacacaaaaacaaaaataatgagACAAAAGAGAATCTAACATAAATGCTGAGAAATAGAGAATGACGTAAGGCATGATTCTATATTCTGAGACTATtctttgttactttttttttttctttttttttttaatatataaataagaataaattaataaaaacaaaaaaacaaaaaacaaaactttccTACCGAGAGAGTTTTAGGAATTTCCTCTTACCCAACCCTTAAAAATAATCGTGTCTTTTAAGCAtgcatttcttaattttttttttttttttaaaaaaaaagcacgtTTTCttcttaatattattaaaaaaatatatttctcacATAAAAGcgacacatattatttttagacgttaatttataaaatatttgaaacgtacaaaattttcttttaaaaaataaaaataNNNNNNNNNNNNNNNNNNNNNNNNNNNNNNNNNNNNNNNNNNNNNNNNNNNNNNNNNNNNNNNNNNNNNNNNNNNNNNNNNNNNNNNNNNNNNNNNNNNNTTACTTGGAAAATGGAAAGGTAATACAGTTAATCCAAGtaccaaaacacaaaaaaacaaccTATATGGACATTGAAACTTAAATGCTAAAAATAACTCAACTCGTTCAAAACGGTCACAACCTCGGTTCTTCATGAGACAAAGGAATAAAAAATGCTTAATAATGTTTCccttcaaatattttatatgttaattTCTCTATACCCCCTTTGTTATTTTATCCAGATGGAAGCTTAGTGGAAGCATGGGTAGAATTTTAATAAAGTGAAGCAAGGAAGCACTATGGTCTCTTAAAATTAGCAATGAAGGTCACACACTGTTCACTTTAATGTGCTTTTGAGAGGCAGCCATGAAGAAAGTTGTTGAGGAATTATACCGAACATTAAAATACAGACTCAGCAGCAACTTTTCTCAATCCAACACAATAAAATAACCAGCTATCTGGAAACACAAAGTGGGAATCTATGAAGATATACATATGACAATTAGATTATACAAAGTGGGTATGGTACCATTATCTTATCCACCACATACCCccacaaaaagaataaaaaaaattatccaccaCAAGCCAAAAGCAATGCACTTACTTTGCATGTGTATTCTCCAAGCAGATAAGCCTTGTAGTAGGGTAGACAAGAACCCCTCTGGGGTCTCTAATGGCAGCTTCAATCAAATCAATATCCATTGTTCCATCTTGGTTGTTCTTCACAGGTCTAGGATGTACACCTCCAATTGTTGAAATGCCACCATTCTCATAAATATGGATATGGGCATTGTCTCCAAGAATGACTTCACTTCCCCTAATGTCACAATGAACAAGAACACTAATTAGATTGCCCATTGTGCCCGAGGGAACGAACAGGGCAGCCTCCTTGCCCGTTATCCTCGCCATTTCTGTTTCCAACCGTAAAGCAGTTGGGTCATAGCCCAAAACATCATCGTCAACATCAGCAGCTGCCATAGCTGCCCGCATCGATTCAGTTGGTTTGGTGACTGTGTCAGACCGGAGATCCACTGTTCTAGAAACCATTTTTGCCATAACTGATCCCAACCAAaagtaattcaataaatggtgtaagaaaatatattcaaaCACCATCTAAAATCAAAAAGTCACTTCAATCTTGCAGACTTGTTTTATCCcacaaaaattgttaaattaccgGTTATCCAAAAGCGAAATTGCCTCCCAAATGGATTATCGAAAGAGGAATACCATCTAATTTACCTTGAACTAGTCTTGAGGAAGGAAATCAAAAATCCATACCTGTGTAaactcttccttcttcttctcggtcttcaaattaatttcagcACAACTTCTCAATTGAAGTGAATACGCTGCAGAACtgtaaaaattttgaaactttttagCTTAAACAGGaaatataatgatatatacacaTACTACAtgcaaaacccacaaaattatTAACGAAAATCAACGGGAAATATCAACGTAAACAGAGGAAAAACAGAGGATTTTCGTTCTGTAGCACAAAACGCACCCGCAGCCGTAAGAGACGCATTCAAAGGCAAAAACCAATTTAACATTAAAGCTTAAAAGCGCGCAAGTGAAGAATATTTGCACAATTGCCCAACTTTTAAAGCGAAAAAATCCCAAGAAATTTGGTCTTTTGGTTTCAACCTTAGCTCCTCAAATTTCAGAGATATTGTTGAATATGGGCGACTGTGGGTGTCCATCCACGTCGACATGCCCGCTTTTGGACTGAGATGCAAGCGTCATGCATTGATGGAAACCCATGAAAAGAAAAGCCAAGGAAGCACGATCACAAGAAGAAGCTGACCCCATGGGTGCTGGCTTGCGTCCAACTAGCCAATGGCAAATTGACAGCTAAGAAAAACCATGCATGCAACCActcagaaaattttcaattttatttttcttatttcttattttcatcGCCTAACCATCATTTGTGTTCCACTTATATTGTCCACTGCCAAACAACTTGATAATGTACGAGGAAAAGCAGCCTTTGGATAGacagttcaaataaaaaaaaataaaaaaaaggtaatactTTATTTTTCCTGTGTCACCCAATTGTAGGGCGGTTGTATATCAATCTTCTAAATAACGTTACTCTATTGTAAAATAGTAATGTTATTCAGTAAAGTATTATACAATTGATatacaatttgatgatgtgATAGTGAAAAACAGCCATTGAATTAACacttgtaaaataaaattttttaaaaaattattgaaatttttttacttatgCATCATTTTAGTTATATGATAGTCGtataataatctactaaataatttgaaaaagagtAATGCAATTTAATAAACCATTTGAGAATGTAATAGTGAAAAGCAACCATTAGAACAACACTcgtaaaaataaacaaaataaaaaagtcaacgcttgtaaaaataaaaaaaagtcaatatttATCGTCACATCATCTCAGTTAAAAGAAAGCAGATCGGtttcttattatattttattattttaaatttataaattatattgtgAGATTGGTAGGTTGGTTGGGTTCAAtcctttttctaattttttcttttcatcgaTGGAAAAGTGGCCTAGATTTCCCGGAAGCAAATTTGGGTTTGGCTTCCCACTTCTTGGGAAGATAAAGTATCTTTCAAACTACTAGTTTTTGTAACCTATCACTAAAAATGATTTCGATTGGCTTAggagaagaaaggaaggaaaggaaaggaagggAAGGGAAGAGAAGGGAAgcgaaagaagaagaagaaaaaaggtataGAAAGGAGAAAGGTCAAAGGCTAATGAGAAATGAATCATGAGAAATGAGAATTGCTCTTTCCCCATCTTTGAAGATCTTAATTTTCCTCCATTTATTTACCTTTCCCTTTCAACATTCAATAGATTCCTTTTGTATTTTGGTGGCATATTCAATAGAatcacacaaaaacaaaaataatgagACAAAAGAGAATCTAACATAAATGCTGAGAAATAGAGAATGACGTAAGGCATGATTCTATATTCTGAGACTATtctttgttactttttttttttctttttttttttaatatataaataagaataaattaataaaaacaaaaaaacaaaaaacaaaactttccTACCGAGAGAGTTTTAGGAATTTCCTCTTACCCAACCCTTAAAAATAATCGTGTCTTTTAAGCAtgcatttcttaattttttttttttttttaaaaaaaaagcacgtTTTCttcttaatattattaaaaaaatatatttctcacATAAAAGcgacacatattatttttagacgttaatttataaaatatttgaaacgtacaaaattttcttttaaaaaataaaaataaaaaagacaaggTGAGAGGCGAAACAAAGCCGTCCCAAAACCCTTGCAGAAAAGGACACCAACGGTGATAGCAtctagaaagaaaagaaaagtagaaagCAAGCAGACAAACAAGTGACCAAAAGCTTGGCTATGTACATCAATCAATCGCCTACCTTTTGGGAAAGGTCACAACCCGTCAGATTTATGTTAGgtgctaaaaaaaaactacagaaaaaattcttgtaatttatttagagcacaagaagaagaagcaatgagaaaggaagaaagatacCTTCAAGAAGTGGTGTATAAATCATAAAACGCAGAGCAGCTTGAGAGAAAGGGAGACATGGGGATGGGGCTTTTTATACATCTCTAATGGTGGGTTAGGTGGAAGAGAAGTTGTTCTTGCCTTCTTCTTTGTTggggcttttttcttttgaacatGTGACCAAATTACTTGTGACCAATGAATGAGCAGACAACTGGAACGGATAATGGACTCCCTTCATGACTTGTTTCTGACGTGGCAACTAGACTCAAGGATTATTGATTTTAGGTTTTCATTTatttcgacataaaatatttcagtaagaaaatacttttttaaaaattggccattttttactatttgttTGGGATGAAAATGCGAGCGAATAATAATCATCCACATCTGCTATTCGTACATGCGGATATCAAAAATTAATATCTGCAAATGCTGACGTGAATAGCGGGTTTACGGTATCCGcattccctctctctctctttatatatatatatatatttgtcgagtttgtaatttatgtttcttatatGCGTTGAATTTGTAATATTGTTAGATTTCATTGCTAGAAATTTTTTCTGATTTAATTGCCTTATATGTTAtaccatattattattattattattcaaatatttttttcctgtCACCAACTATAGATTAGACAGATCATATAGgaagttaaataatatataaaatggaaATGTTTTGGCAAAATGATTATGATTAGCAAGTGTAATATGAATaataatgtataattataactaatgtcttttttgtatttactagaagcaaaaagtagtgaATTATAACTTTAAGGTCCAAAACGCTCATTACCTAAAATGCGGATAACTGATAATAACAGCATTAACCGCGCATATGTGGATACCAAAAAATCATTATCCACACTTTGGGATGTAGATGTGGATATTGCTCCGCATATGCATTTTGCCATTTTCACCCGTCATGCAAAGCTAGTGTTTCTTCTTTGATTCTTAcactatttttaattaatttgctttttgACTCCAAAAGAGACTTAAAACCGTGTTGAATGGGAAAGCCAGAAAACATGGCGTGTTGTTAGTTTCCACTTTCCACTTTCCACGACATTTCCTTCAACTTTCGTGGACATTAGAGGGAAATCTAGAAAAAAGGAGATGATGAACCCAAAAAGAAGCATTGGTTCATATCTGGTATCAATGTCTGTCGAAATTAGAGTAGTAGGGCTTGTAGACACATGTACGTACGAGTTCATTTTGTCGTCAGTTAGATTTAGTTTCTGTAATTTATAAATTGTGCAGAAAGGATTAGAAAATTTG
Coding sequences within it:
- the LOC132168878 gene encoding low-specificity L-threonine aldolase 1-like, with the protein product MAKMVSRTVDLRSDTVTKPTESMRAAMAAADVDDDVLGYDPTALRLETEMARITGKEAALFVPSGTMGNLISVLVHCDIRGSEVILGDNAHIHIYENGGISTIGGVHPRPVKNNQDGTMDIDLIEAAIRDPRGVLVYPTTRLICLENTHANTGGKCLSVEYTDKVGELAKKHGLKLHIDGARIFNASVALGIPVHRLVQAADSVSVCLSKGLGAPVGSVIVGSKSFIAKAKILRKTLGGGMRQVGILCAAALVAVQENVEKLEGDHKNAKILAEGLNQMKGIRIDVASVETNIIFFEVEESSKITAEKLCKYLEEHGILVLQESSSIVRIVVHHQISESDVQYTLSCFQQALTGVQDQNGI
- the LOC132168881 gene encoding low-specificity L-threonine aldolase 1-like — translated: MAKMVSRTVDLRSDTVTKPTESMRAAMAAADVDDDVLGYDPTALRLETEMARITGKEAALFVPSGTMGNLISVLVHCDIRGSEVILGDNAHIHIYENGGISTIGGVHPRPVKNNQDGTMDIDLIEAAIRDPRGVLVYPTTRLICLENTHAK